The Pseudomonas kermanshahensis genome contains a region encoding:
- a CDS encoding carbonic anhydrase, with protein sequence MPVKDPSKVVPDVPAESADAALKHIVDGFLRFHHDVFPEQQELFKKLATAQTPRAMFITCADSRIVPELITQSSPGDLFVTRNVGNVVPPYGQMNGGVSSAIEYAVLALGVHHIIVCGHSDCGAMRAVLNPQSLTKMPTVSAWLRHAEVARTVVENNCSCGSEHETMQVLTKENVIAQLHHLRTHPSVASRLAAGELYIHGWVYDIETSKIEAYDAASDSFLPLAAGEPIPCATPRGRY encoded by the coding sequence ATGCCCGTCAAGGACCCATCCAAGGTCGTTCCGGATGTACCCGCCGAGAGCGCCGATGCCGCCCTGAAGCACATCGTCGACGGCTTTCTGCGCTTTCACCATGACGTCTTCCCCGAGCAGCAAGAGCTGTTCAAGAAGCTCGCCACCGCGCAAACGCCACGCGCCATGTTCATCACCTGTGCCGACTCGCGCATCGTCCCCGAGCTGATTACCCAAAGCTCGCCAGGCGACCTGTTCGTGACCCGTAACGTCGGCAACGTGGTGCCCCCGTATGGTCAGATGAACGGCGGCGTCTCCAGCGCCATCGAATACGCGGTACTGGCACTGGGTGTACACCACATCATCGTCTGCGGCCACTCGGACTGCGGCGCGATGCGTGCGGTACTCAACCCGCAATCGCTGACCAAGATGCCGACGGTTTCCGCCTGGCTGCGCCATGCCGAAGTGGCACGCACCGTGGTCGAGAACAACTGCTCCTGCGGCAGCGAGCACGAGACCATGCAGGTGCTGACCAAAGAAAACGTCATCGCCCAGCTGCATCACCTGCGCACTCACCCCTCGGTCGCCTCGCGCCTGGCGGCGGGTGAGTTGTATATCCATGGTTGGGTCTACGACATCGAGACCAGCAAGATCGAAGCCTATGACGCTGCCAGCGACAGCTTCCTGCCCCTGGCTGCGGGCGAGCCGATCCCCTGCGCTACCCCGAGAGGCCGCTACTAA
- the traF gene encoding conjugative transfer signal peptidase TraF has translation MKRPLSVAAVVAILAFCAVPLVLWGGARLNVTSSFPPGIYWVVDKAPEKGDLVMFCPPQEAVFQLAHARGYLAGGTCPGGYMHLLKRLVAVSGDDVQITAEGVRVNGQLQVPSQPLQQDPSGRPMPQPPLAHFRLGSDEVLMLSDYSRLSFDGRYFGAVPQAQLDEVVEPWLVWRKTPL, from the coding sequence ATGAAACGGCCGTTGAGCGTGGCCGCTGTCGTGGCCATTCTGGCGTTTTGCGCAGTGCCGCTGGTGCTGTGGGGCGGCGCGCGGCTCAACGTCACCAGCAGTTTTCCGCCGGGCATTTACTGGGTGGTCGACAAGGCACCGGAAAAAGGCGACCTGGTGATGTTTTGCCCGCCGCAGGAGGCTGTGTTTCAGCTAGCGCACGCGCGCGGCTACCTGGCTGGGGGAACCTGCCCTGGGGGATACATGCACCTGCTCAAGCGGCTGGTCGCGGTATCGGGTGACGACGTGCAGATCACTGCCGAGGGGGTCAGGGTCAACGGGCAGTTGCAGGTGCCTAGCCAGCCGTTGCAGCAAGACCCCAGTGGCCGCCCCATGCCGCAGCCACCGTTGGCGCACTTCCGCTTGGGCAGCGACGAGGTGCTGATGCTCTCCGATTACAGCCGCTTGTCGTTCGATGGCCGTTATTTCGGGGCCGTGCCGCAAGCGCAATTGGACGAGGTGGTCGAGCCTTGGCTGGTTTGGCGAAAAACGCCGTTGTAA
- a CDS encoding type IV secretory system conjugative DNA transfer family protein yields MKHNNAVGPQIRGGQRSGGNTGQAILAIFCLLAGLATATQYFAYLFNNHAALGANLNGVYAPWMILVWAANWSDQYQDTLLRAGSLGVLVSGVGMMAMVVIRMISSNSSKANQFLHGSARWGERKDIESAGLLADDGVYVGAWLDKRNKLHYLRHNGPEHILTFAPTRSGKGVGLVIPTLLSWKHSAVITDLKGELWALTAGWRQQHAGNRVLRFEPATANGCVGWNPLEEIRLGTEFEVGDVQNLATLIVDPDGKGLNDHWQKTSQAMLVGCILHLCYRSQDEGGVASLPALDAMLADPSRPISELWAEMTHYGHLDGENHPLVGSAARDMLDRPAEEAGSVLSTAKSYLSLFRDPIVARNVSRSEFKIRDLMNHDDPVSLFIITQPNDKARLRPLVRILVNMIVRLLADKMDFEDGRPKAHYKHRLLMMLDEFPSLGKLDIMQESLAFVAGYGIKCYLIIQDLSQLQEFYGQNESITSNCHIQNAYPPNRVETAEHLSKLTGQTTIVKEQVTTSGRRSSALLGQVSRTLQEVQRPLLTTDEALRMPGPRKDGQGNIQEAGDMVVYCAGYPAFYGKQPLYFQDPVFLARAKVPAPRESDRTIELPA; encoded by the coding sequence ATGAAACATAACAACGCTGTGGGCCCGCAGATCCGCGGCGGCCAGCGCAGTGGCGGCAACACGGGGCAGGCCATCCTGGCCATTTTCTGCCTGCTGGCCGGCCTGGCTACTGCCACCCAGTACTTCGCCTACCTGTTCAATAACCATGCGGCGTTGGGGGCCAACCTGAATGGCGTCTACGCCCCATGGATGATTCTGGTATGGGCCGCCAACTGGTCCGATCAGTACCAGGACACCCTGCTGCGCGCCGGGTCCCTGGGGGTTCTGGTCAGCGGCGTCGGCATGATGGCGATGGTCGTGATCCGCATGATCAGCAGCAACAGCTCCAAGGCCAATCAGTTCCTTCATGGCTCTGCGCGTTGGGGCGAGCGCAAGGATATCGAGAGCGCCGGCCTGTTGGCTGATGATGGCGTGTACGTAGGCGCCTGGCTGGACAAGCGCAACAAGCTGCATTACCTGCGCCACAACGGCCCGGAGCACATCCTCACCTTCGCCCCGACGCGCAGCGGCAAGGGCGTTGGCCTGGTGATTCCGACGTTGCTGTCGTGGAAGCACAGCGCGGTGATCACCGACCTCAAGGGCGAACTCTGGGCGCTCACCGCTGGCTGGCGCCAGCAGCATGCGGGCAACCGGGTATTGCGTTTCGAGCCGGCCACCGCCAATGGCTGCGTGGGCTGGAACCCGCTGGAAGAAATCCGCCTGGGCACCGAGTTTGAAGTGGGCGATGTGCAGAACTTGGCCACGCTGATCGTCGACCCGGACGGCAAGGGCCTCAACGACCACTGGCAGAAGACCTCGCAGGCGATGCTGGTGGGTTGCATCCTGCACCTGTGCTACCGCTCGCAGGACGAAGGTGGTGTCGCCAGCCTGCCGGCGCTGGACGCCATGCTCGCCGACCCGTCGCGGCCAATCAGCGAGCTGTGGGCGGAAATGACCCACTACGGCCACCTCGATGGCGAAAACCACCCGCTGGTGGGGTCGGCTGCACGTGACATGCTCGACCGGCCTGCCGAAGAGGCCGGCTCGGTGCTGTCGACCGCCAAATCGTACCTGTCGCTGTTCCGTGACCCGATCGTGGCGCGCAACGTGAGCCGCTCGGAGTTCAAGATCCGCGACCTGATGAACCACGACGACCCGGTCAGCCTGTTCATCATCACCCAGCCCAACGACAAGGCGCGCTTGCGCCCCTTGGTGCGCATCCTGGTGAACATGATCGTGCGCTTGCTGGCCGACAAGATGGACTTCGAGGACGGCCGGCCCAAGGCGCACTACAAGCACCGGCTGCTGATGATGCTCGACGAGTTCCCGAGCCTGGGCAAGCTGGACATCATGCAGGAGTCGCTGGCTTTCGTGGCCGGTTATGGCATCAAGTGCTACCTGATCATCCAAGATTTGTCGCAGTTGCAGGAGTTCTACGGGCAGAACGAGAGCATCACCTCCAACTGCCACATCCAGAACGCCTACCCGCCAAACCGGGTGGAAACGGCGGAGCACCTGTCCAAGCTCACCGGGCAGACCACCATCGTCAAAGAGCAGGTGACCACCAGCGGGCGACGTTCCAGCGCATTGCTGGGCCAGGTGTCGCGCACCCTTCAGGAAGTGCAGCGACCGCTGCTGACCACCGACGAGGCCCTGCGCATGCCAGGCCCACGCAAGGATGGCCAGGGCAATATCCAGGAAGCCGGCGACATGGTGGTGTATTGCGCAGGCTACCCGGCGTTTTATGGCAAGCAACCGCTGTACTTCCAGGACCCGGTCTTCTTGGCCCGCGCCAAGGTGCCGGCACCGCGTGAAAGCGACCGCACCATCGAGTTGCCGGCATGA
- a CDS encoding IncP plasmid survival protein KfrC family protein — protein MNEPKPPKPPLDDAGQALEAQAQALAAEQTALLDASPVQARYNQALGECVEQKAEQAGALEQRLEAMLDRQQAQLQQNQASRPGWLALPSTRAAWEQGNQRCQARLQQLQGRLERVQELHHGMGLYTPRIEELAVRQLRAEQPELVEQWSLQRQAERTLSEAQRRTQAQDIGRSRTTSP, from the coding sequence ATGAACGAGCCTAAACCGCCCAAGCCGCCGCTCGACGATGCCGGGCAGGCATTGGAGGCGCAAGCTCAGGCGCTGGCCGCCGAGCAGACCGCGCTGCTGGACGCCAGCCCGGTGCAAGCACGCTACAACCAGGCCCTTGGCGAATGCGTCGAGCAAAAGGCCGAGCAGGCCGGGGCCCTGGAGCAGCGCCTGGAGGCCATGCTGGACCGCCAACAGGCGCAATTGCAGCAGAACCAGGCCTCGCGCCCGGGCTGGCTGGCCCTGCCCTCCACCCGCGCCGCCTGGGAGCAGGGCAACCAGCGTTGCCAGGCGCGGCTGCAGCAGTTGCAAGGCCGCCTGGAGCGGGTGCAGGAGCTGCACCACGGCATGGGCCTGTACACCCCACGCATCGAGGAGTTGGCGGTGCGCCAACTGCGCGCCGAGCAGCCAGAGCTGGTCGAGCAATGGAGCTTGCAGCGTCAGGCCGAGCGCACGCTTTCTGAGGCGCAGCGGCGTACCCAGGCCCAGGACATCGGGCGTTCGCGCACAACCTCGCCATGA
- a CDS encoding TraX family protein, producing the protein MPRLQLADGTVEALKWLALLLMTGDHVNKYLFNETLPYLFEAGRLAMPLFVVVLAYNLARPGTVENGAYRRTALRLFLFGVLATPPFIALGGLLYGGYPLNILFTLLVITLATEACDRAAQGRPLFWGLALLVVVVGGAWVEFWWPAVLLGLCVGWYVRRPNLLAAVGAVLALAALTPINGNAWALAALPVLLAARWVRPDLPRWRWLFYAYYPLHLLALWLIRIPMAKAGYLFLI; encoded by the coding sequence ATGCCGCGCCTGCAACTCGCCGACGGTACGGTAGAAGCGCTGAAGTGGCTGGCGCTGTTGCTGATGACCGGCGACCACGTGAACAAGTACCTGTTCAACGAGACCTTGCCTTACTTGTTCGAGGCAGGGCGCTTGGCGATGCCGCTGTTCGTGGTCGTGCTGGCGTACAACCTGGCGCGGCCGGGAACAGTGGAAAACGGTGCTTACCGGCGCACTGCGCTGCGCCTGTTTCTGTTTGGGGTGTTGGCGACGCCGCCGTTCATTGCCCTTGGAGGGCTGCTGTACGGCGGCTACCCGCTGAACATCCTCTTCACGTTGCTGGTGATTACCCTGGCGACCGAGGCCTGCGACCGTGCTGCGCAAGGGCGGCCGCTGTTCTGGGGGCTGGCGTTACTGGTGGTGGTCGTGGGCGGTGCCTGGGTCGAATTCTGGTGGCCGGCCGTGCTGCTGGGGCTGTGTGTGGGTTGGTACGTGCGGCGCCCGAACCTGCTGGCTGCTGTGGGGGCCGTGCTTGCACTTGCGGCGTTAACGCCGATCAACGGCAATGCCTGGGCGCTGGCCGCGTTGCCGGTGCTGCTGGCCGCCCGCTGGGTCAGGCCTGACCTGCCGCGCTGGCGCTGGCTGTTCTACGCCTATTACCCGCTGCACCTGCTGGCGCTGTGGCTGATTCGCATCCCAATGGCCAAGGCCGGATACCTCTTCCTGATATGA
- a CDS encoding T6SS phospholipase effector Tle1-like catalytic domain-containing protein, with product MSDAMRFTVYFDGTGNNKDLNTPEGTQTNVARLYDLDTAKGTNLARNSGHEPQQYDAKERSGQSEKIYFDGVGSQSSTSGRSLLEGATGRGAQERIDQAYDSIVAFHNKYPDQQIDVNIVGFSRGASQSRALANEFIERGVPKLDDQGKATGEYLIPPGQAHVNKLGIFDTVATDGLSNTDTHLGKNLEISKNIDSTTHLVAMNEYRDTFPLTSALRNDDNSRIEELKFAGAHSQVGGGYKDDVLAAGPLAVMHDRLQSAGIEMKPMQQEDVQRIEQYNTLIKSPEKVEQALIDSRLLKGENAFSRNADGSFQTVDNMPFPMERGMINVFDRQARPFDHETNGRGVIFENDDRLSRNSVSRAVEGIGDRLKSLGQDALSASKRFLGIDTREQAIEEGKGLYAELMSERAATSQQQVATLSGELKASRPSAGYIESLNLQAVPVPEGAKQGQQQDPQAQQQDPQAQQRSDSFKAMEDKARGLNPSASIGEASESGRKAVSGMVVDMDEHHILQKVGQTDQFVIHDRRDVDPSRNFQVGKSTAIVHEKGIGDLARDVAPKLELDTGLSQAMRR from the coding sequence ATGAGCGATGCAATGCGTTTTACGGTGTACTTCGACGGCACCGGTAACAATAAAGACCTGAATACACCTGAAGGCACGCAGACCAACGTTGCCCGCCTGTATGACCTGGACACCGCCAAAGGTACCAACCTGGCGCGCAATTCGGGGCATGAACCGCAGCAGTACGACGCCAAGGAGCGCTCCGGCCAATCGGAGAAGATCTACTTCGATGGTGTTGGCAGCCAATCCAGTACCAGCGGGCGTTCGCTGCTCGAAGGCGCAACCGGCCGGGGTGCCCAGGAGCGTATCGACCAGGCCTACGACTCCATCGTGGCCTTTCACAACAAGTACCCGGACCAGCAGATCGACGTCAACATTGTCGGCTTCAGCCGCGGTGCATCGCAGTCCCGCGCCTTGGCCAACGAGTTCATCGAACGTGGCGTCCCCAAACTCGATGACCAGGGCAAAGCGACCGGGGAATACTTGATTCCCCCAGGCCAGGCGCACGTCAACAAGCTGGGTATCTTCGACACGGTCGCCACTGACGGTTTGTCGAATACCGATACCCATCTGGGCAAGAACCTGGAGATCAGCAAGAACATCGATTCGACCACCCACCTGGTGGCGATGAACGAGTACCGCGACACGTTCCCCCTGACCAGTGCCCTGCGTAACGACGACAACTCGCGCATCGAGGAGTTGAAGTTTGCCGGCGCGCATTCGCAGGTCGGCGGTGGTTACAAGGACGATGTGCTGGCAGCCGGGCCATTGGCGGTGATGCACGATCGCCTGCAGTCGGCCGGTATAGAAATGAAGCCGATGCAGCAGGAGGATGTTCAGCGCATCGAGCAGTACAACACGTTGATCAAAAGCCCGGAGAAAGTTGAGCAAGCGCTCATCGACTCGCGCCTGTTGAAGGGTGAGAACGCGTTCAGCCGCAACGCGGATGGCTCGTTCCAGACAGTGGACAATATGCCCTTCCCGATGGAACGCGGCATGATCAACGTCTTTGACCGCCAGGCTCGCCCCTTCGATCACGAGACCAATGGCCGCGGGGTAATCTTCGAGAACGATGATCGGCTTAGCCGCAACAGCGTTTCCAGAGCCGTTGAGGGGATCGGTGATCGTCTTAAATCGCTGGGGCAAGATGCCTTGTCCGCTTCGAAACGCTTCCTGGGCATTGACACGCGCGAGCAGGCGATAGAAGAGGGCAAAGGGCTGTATGCCGAGCTCATGTCGGAAAGGGCCGCCACTTCACAGCAGCAAGTGGCTACGCTGTCTGGCGAGCTTAAGGCTTCACGGCCCAGCGCTGGTTATATCGAGAGCCTGAACCTGCAAGCGGTGCCAGTCCCTGAGGGCGCCAAGCAGGGCCAGCAGCAAGACCCGCAGGCCCAGCAGCAAGACCCGCAGGCCCAGCAGCGCAGCGACTCGTTCAAGGCCATGGAAGACAAAGCCCGCGGCCTGAACCCGTCGGCCAGCATCGGTGAAGCCTCGGAGAGTGGGCGCAAGGCCGTCAGCGGGATGGTCGTCGACATGGACGAGCACCACATCCTGCAGAAGGTCGGCCAGACCGACCAGTTCGTCATTCATGACCGCCGTGACGTCGACCCGAGCCGCAACTTCCAGGTAGGCAAGAGCACGGCGATCGTCCACGAGAAAGGCATCGGCGACCTGGCCCGTGATGTGGCGCCGAAGCTGGAGCTCGATACCGGGCTTTCTCAGGCGATGCGTCGGTGA
- a CDS encoding muramidase: protein MPFVADVPPPALSEPIACSIMAAVKYELPVNIVLAVSGQEGGKPGQWVRNHNGTYDVGPMQFNTAYLRELSRYGITPEDVEQGGCYSYELAAWRIRGHVRNDRGDLWTRVANYHSRTPAINARYRQQIMRRAVYWADWLDARFATQQVAQSAVFSGASAEASVAVVDTAQAVKAAVVQQPVMPQPVGTSAYVPRGLVMGSK, encoded by the coding sequence ATGCCATTCGTCGCTGACGTTCCGCCCCCGGCCTTGAGCGAACCCATCGCCTGCTCGATCATGGCGGCGGTCAAATACGAGCTGCCGGTGAACATCGTCCTGGCCGTGTCCGGCCAGGAAGGTGGCAAGCCTGGCCAGTGGGTGCGCAACCACAATGGCACCTACGACGTCGGCCCCATGCAGTTCAATACCGCCTACCTGCGCGAACTCTCGCGCTACGGCATCACCCCTGAGGATGTCGAGCAAGGCGGCTGCTACTCCTATGAGCTGGCCGCTTGGCGCATCCGTGGCCACGTGCGCAATGACCGCGGCGACTTGTGGACGCGGGTGGCGAATTACCACTCGCGCACCCCCGCCATCAATGCGCGCTACCGCCAACAGATCATGCGCCGCGCCGTCTACTGGGCCGATTGGCTGGATGCCCGCTTTGCCACCCAGCAGGTGGCGCAGAGCGCGGTATTCTCCGGCGCATCGGCCGAGGCGTCCGTGGCAGTGGTCGACACCGCGCAGGCGGTGAAGGCGGCTGTCGTGCAGCAGCCGGTCATGCCGCAACCCGTGGGCACGTCAGCCTACGTGCCACGTGGGCTGGTGATGGGGAGCAAATGA
- a CDS encoding TrbM/KikA/MpfK family conjugal transfer protein, with the protein MKIAKVLPAAVLAASFAVTLPAQAKDPCATVLCMWGKLKGAGVVDNCSGPVNDYFSIVKKKKGKIKLSQTSDARQSFLDKCEAADSGKTKSINNKFGKVI; encoded by the coding sequence ATGAAAATTGCAAAGGTTCTTCCAGCCGCCGTGCTAGCCGCCAGTTTCGCCGTCACCCTGCCCGCCCAGGCCAAAGACCCCTGCGCCACTGTGCTGTGCATGTGGGGCAAGCTCAAGGGGGCGGGTGTGGTCGATAACTGCAGTGGCCCGGTCAATGACTACTTCAGCATCGTCAAAAAGAAGAAGGGCAAGATCAAACTGAGCCAGACCTCGGACGCTCGCCAGTCCTTCCTCGACAAATGCGAGGCCGCCGACTCGGGAAAGACCAAGTCGATCAATAACAAGTTCGGCAAGGTCATCTGA
- the trbL gene encoding P-type conjugative transfer protein TrbL gives MIGTRRELFLSVLLVAVCLATPTLAHAATGQLGSSGVMDEVLERFHSATSTWLPAIQGAATRLFFALASISMVWTFGMLLMKKADIGEFFSELIRFMVVFGLYWWLLQNAMGGLKIADSIVKSMSQLGATAGHIGNTELKPSSIVDLGFELYDKTVKATSKLSWHQMGRQLTMEFMAIGILLVLAIVSINLLVLLASSWFLLYAGVFFLGFGGSRWTSDMALNYFRAVLGLGAQLFAMVLLVAIGKSFILTFAARISDKVAVQELAVMMVTSVLLLILVNKIPPMIAALVGGAGSASTGIGNFSAGAVVGAATTAASMMGKSASAMMTGGANLMGAAQALHSAFKGAQSTASAGGDIASRMTGMLGSPSSSSGGSTGGGSSNGGASPLGSVMGLASSASSASSGLAQAASSAGGESSSRGGSSESSSGAESSGASSGGGSSEGASGASGAGGASESSSAGGSGSGAAEAASAGGGGSAEGSSGSQGGTGATGGKDGTAEGGSNAASSKMASAGRVALQMGANLASGVGRVAQSRIDKSLAGRIANEISDPGSSSRSNLDTRSPSRDFEPDAEVKNFSESKQDRT, from the coding sequence ATGATTGGCACGCGTCGGGAACTGTTCCTGAGTGTACTGCTGGTTGCTGTTTGCCTCGCAACTCCGACGCTTGCCCATGCGGCGACAGGGCAGTTAGGCAGCTCAGGTGTCATGGATGAGGTGCTTGAGAGGTTCCATAGCGCCACCAGCACCTGGTTGCCAGCGATCCAAGGCGCTGCAACGCGGCTGTTCTTTGCCCTGGCGTCCATCTCCATGGTCTGGACGTTCGGCATGTTGCTGATGAAAAAAGCCGACATCGGCGAGTTCTTTTCCGAACTCATCCGTTTCATGGTGGTGTTTGGGTTGTATTGGTGGTTGCTGCAGAACGCGATGGGCGGGCTGAAAATCGCCGACAGCATCGTCAAGTCGATGAGCCAACTCGGCGCCACTGCGGGGCACATCGGCAATACCGAGCTGAAGCCGTCCTCCATCGTCGACCTGGGGTTCGAGCTTTATGACAAGACCGTCAAGGCAACCAGCAAACTGAGCTGGCACCAAATGGGCCGCCAGCTGACGATGGAGTTCATGGCCATTGGTATTTTGCTGGTGCTGGCCATCGTGTCTATCAACCTGCTGGTGCTGTTGGCATCAAGCTGGTTCCTGCTGTACGCGGGGGTGTTCTTCTTGGGCTTTGGCGGCTCACGCTGGACGTCTGATATGGCGCTTAACTACTTCCGCGCAGTACTGGGGCTTGGCGCGCAACTGTTCGCCATGGTGCTGTTGGTTGCGATTGGCAAGAGCTTTATCCTGACCTTTGCCGCCCGTATCAGTGACAAAGTTGCCGTGCAGGAACTCGCGGTCATGATGGTGACCTCGGTGCTGCTGTTGATACTGGTGAACAAGATACCGCCGATGATTGCAGCCCTGGTGGGCGGCGCCGGAAGTGCTTCTACCGGCATCGGCAACTTCAGTGCTGGCGCCGTAGTGGGGGCTGCAACCACCGCTGCGTCGATGATGGGCAAGAGCGCCTCGGCGATGATGACGGGTGGGGCGAACCTGATGGGCGCCGCGCAGGCCTTGCATTCCGCTTTCAAGGGCGCGCAGTCGACGGCCTCCGCCGGTGGGGATATCGCGTCGCGTATGACGGGGATGCTGGGGTCACCCAGTAGCTCAAGTGGAGGGAGCACTGGCGGCGGCAGCTCCAATGGCGGTGCCAGCCCGCTCGGCTCGGTAATGGGCTTGGCCTCCTCGGCATCTTCGGCCTCATCAGGCCTTGCCCAGGCGGCCTCGTCTGCGGGAGGCGAATCGTCCTCTCGGGGTGGATCCTCTGAATCATCGTCAGGTGCTGAATCATCCGGTGCATCTTCCGGTGGCGGTTCGTCCGAGGGGGCATCCGGCGCATCTGGCGCGGGTGGGGCATCAGAGTCATCTTCAGCAGGGGGCTCCGGCTCTGGCGCTGCAGAGGCGGCATCAGCCGGCGGCGGCGGATCTGCCGAGGGCAGTTCGGGTTCACAGGGTGGCACGGGTGCCACCGGTGGCAAGGATGGCACTGCAGAGGGGGGCAGCAACGCAGCATCCAGCAAGATGGCATCAGCAGGCCGCGTAGCCCTGCAAATGGGCGCCAACCTGGCCTCTGGCGTGGGGCGGGTTGCGCAGTCCCGCATCGACAAGTCGCTTGCCGGGCGCATTGCCAATGAAATCTCCGATCCCGGTTCCAGCAGCCGTTCGAACTTGGACACCCGATCGCCCAGCCGTGACTTCGAACCCGATGCTGAAGTGAAAAACTTCAGCGAAAGCAAACAGGACAGGACTTGA
- the trbK gene encoding entry exclusion lipoprotein TrbK — protein sequence MKSKILQLAIAVGVLFNLAGCSEEKVPEPTAENCAKGTYEKNLSSLSKEANRNEFIDGCRSFNAAQEMTEWKFEKSPEGKY from the coding sequence ATGAAGAGCAAAATTCTGCAACTCGCCATCGCCGTGGGCGTGCTGTTCAACCTGGCCGGTTGTTCCGAGGAAAAAGTCCCTGAGCCAACGGCCGAAAACTGCGCCAAAGGCACCTATGAAAAGAACCTGTCGAGCCTCTCTAAAGAGGCCAATCGAAACGAATTCATCGACGGGTGCAGAAGCTTCAACGCGGCGCAGGAAATGACCGAGTGGAAGTTTGAGAAAAGCCCGGAAGGCAAATACTAA
- the trbJ gene encoding P-type conjugative transfer protein TrbJ, whose translation MKHTALLKPTIALLAGLGFTLQAHAGIPVVDGIHAGISQLGVAENIAQTAKQIEEYKTQIEQYTTQALQYKKQLDQYENMLKNTAAPAAYIWDQANSTINKLMEAQSMINYYTTQAGSLDSYLSKYRDTSYYKSSPCFGLGTCTEEDQAELAEHEAMASESQKTANDALFKSIKQQQENLQADSRQLERLQQAASTADGQVKAIQYANQLASQQTNQLLQLRSLMLAEQSATANRAAAELDEKARGEAQARRVTTWEYEKSPEGKY comes from the coding sequence ATGAAGCACACGGCCTTGTTGAAACCCACCATTGCGCTGCTGGCCGGTCTGGGGTTCACCCTGCAGGCGCATGCCGGTATCCCTGTTGTGGACGGGATACACGCGGGCATCAGCCAGCTGGGGGTAGCCGAGAACATTGCCCAGACGGCCAAGCAGATCGAAGAATACAAAACACAGATCGAGCAGTACACGACCCAGGCGTTGCAGTACAAGAAGCAGCTCGACCAGTACGAGAATATGTTGAAGAACACGGCCGCACCGGCTGCCTATATCTGGGACCAGGCCAATTCGACCATCAACAAGTTGATGGAAGCCCAGAGCATGATCAATTACTACACGACTCAGGCGGGGAGCCTTGATTCGTACCTGAGCAAGTACCGCGACACCAGTTACTACAAAAGCTCACCCTGCTTCGGCCTCGGCACCTGCACCGAGGAGGACCAGGCGGAGCTCGCCGAGCATGAAGCAATGGCCTCCGAATCGCAAAAAACGGCTAACGATGCGTTGTTCAAAAGCATCAAGCAGCAACAAGAGAACTTGCAGGCCGATTCCAGGCAGCTGGAGCGCCTTCAGCAAGCGGCCAGCACGGCAGATGGTCAGGTCAAGGCGATTCAATATGCCAACCAGTTGGCCAGTCAACAGACCAACCAACTACTGCAGTTGCGCAGCCTGATGCTGGCTGAGCAGTCTGCGACTGCCAACCGCGCGGCGGCTGAGTTGGATGAAAAGGCCCGCGGTGAGGCCCAGGCAAGACGCGTCACGACGTGGGAATACGAAAAAAGCCCTGAAGGCAAATACTGA